In Silene latifolia isolate original U9 population chromosome 3, ASM4854445v1, whole genome shotgun sequence, a single window of DNA contains:
- the LOC141646245 gene encoding type I inositol polyphosphate 5-phosphatase 10-like isoform X5, translated as MTSESHMQTKSYSHVENPWHEVYGVWSIWRFWAKAVYQIIDGLKMGLKFDEDRKNKSLIYRLFSAKERSRKPIKYTSEEDSLTEPDTEMATAQTVKNLKTFVATWNVGGRPPDGGLNLDDFLQSDNPSDIYILGFQEIVPLNAGNVLVIEDNEPAVRWLTLINRSLNGRTDLQSLIKPTSLTDPKLNGQKGPKLASAQISPLFFQKNSLKAVSKQFRTESKTKLKSCNCVSELGKRYNRDSCFRCQPSNVSEDDISSEDDDAPNGPVLSEVISYPGHSRKYSLIVSKQMVGIFLTVWVKTELVQHISHLKTCLISRGIMGLGNKQGCISVRMLLYSTSFCFICSHLASGEKEGDELKRNLDITETLKNTHFPRRCKVPNSRVPERILEHDRVIWLGDLNYRIALSHTETLKLLKKRDWEALFDKDQEEFSKDGEKELSNLHQHTSIITTRTLILEKLTFLRAKKELQLGVIGYYGREMGYTHYLMNVRTQENISFLTIALFVPHSTPKFQLRLV; from the exons ATGACATCAGAGTCTCACATGCAAACAAAGAGTTATAGCCATGTAGAGAATCCATGGCATGAAG TTTACGGGGTTTGGTCCATTTGGAGATTCTGGGCTAAGGCAGTATACCAAATCATTGATGGTCTTAAGATGGGATTGAAATTTGATGAAGATAGGAAAAATAAG TCTTTGATTTACAGACTGTTTTCGGCTAAAGAAAGGAGTCGAAAACCCATCAAATATACTTCTG AAGAGGATTCCTTGACTGAGCCTGACACCGAAATGGCGACAGCTCAAACTGTCAAGAACTTGAA GACTTTTGTAGCGACTTGGAATGTCGGAGGGAGGCCTCCTGATGGTGGGCTTAATCTGGATGATTTTCTTCAGAGTGATAATCCTTCAGATATCTACATCTTGGG TTTTCAGGAGATTGTGCCATTAAATGCTGGAAATGTGCTTGTAATAGAAGACAATGAGCCAGCTGTGAGGTGGCTAACTCTAATCAATCGCTCCCTTAATGGACGTACCGACCTCCAATCCTTGATAAAACCAACCTCTCTAACAGACCCAAAGCTCAACGGACAAAAGGGTCCCAAGTTAGCTTCAGCGCAAATTAGCCCCCTTTTCTTCCAAAAGAATTCACTAAAAGCAGTCAGTAAGCAATTCAGGACGGAGAGCAAAACGAAACTCAAGTCTTGCAACTGTGTATCCGAGCTGGGGAAAAGATATAATAGGGATTCATGTTTCCGGTGTCAACCAAGCAATGTTAGCGAGGATGATATATCATCAGAAGATGATGATGCGCCTAATGGGCCTGTACTTTCAGAAGTTATCAGTTATCCCGGGCATAGCCGAAAGTACAGTTTAATAGTGAGTAAGCAGATGGTTGGTATATTTCTGACCGTTTGGGTGAAGACGGAGCTTGTCCAGCATATTAGCCACTTGAAAACTTGTCTCATTAGTCGTGGTATCATGGGTTTAGGCAACAAG CAGGGTTGCATTTCAGTGAGAATGCTTTTGTACTCTACGAGCTTCTGCTTCATCTGCAGCCACCTTGCATCAGGCGAGAAAGAAGGAGACGAGCTCAAAAGAAATTTGGACATTACTGAAACTCTTAAAAATACTCATTTTCCAAGGAGATGCAAAGTTCCAAATAGTCGAGTTCCTGAGCGAATATTGGAGCATGA TCGGGTTATTTGGCTAGGAGACTTGAATTACAGGATTGCTTTGAGTCATACTGAAACCCTGAAGCTTTTGAAGAAGAGAGACTGGGAAGCTCTGTTCGACAAGGATCAG GAAGAGTTTTCAAAGGATGGAGAGAAGGAGCTATCAAATTTGCACCAACATACAAGTATTATTACAACTCGGACACTTATCTTGGAGAAATTAACATTTCTGCGAGCAAAAAAAGAACTCCAGCTTG GTGTGATCGGATATTATGGAAGGGAGATGGGATACACCCATTATCTTATGAACGTAAGGACTCAAGAAAATATCAGTTTTCTGACCATCGCCCTGTTTGTGCCACATTCAACACCCAAGTTTCAGTTGCGACTAGTATGA
- the LOC141646245 gene encoding type I inositol polyphosphate 5-phosphatase 10-like isoform X4 produces MAVYGVWSIWRFWAKAVYQIIDGLKMGLKFDEDRKNKSLIYRLFSAKERSRKPIKYTSEEDSLTEPDTEMATAQTVKNLKTFVATWNVGGRPPDGGLNLDDFLQSDNPSDIYILGFQEIVPLNAGNVLVIEDNEPAVRWLTLINRSLNGRTDLQSLIKPTSLTDPKLNGQKGPKLASAQISPLFFQKNSLKAVSKQFRTESKTKLKSCNCVSELGKRYNRDSCFRCQPSNVSEDDISSEDDDAPNGPVLSEVISYPGHSRKYSLIVSKQMVGIFLTVWVKTELVQHISHLKTCLISRGIMGLGNKGCISVRMLLYSTSFCFICSHLASGEKEGDELKRNLDITETLKNTHFPRRCKVPNSRVPERILEHDRVIWLGDLNYRIALSHTETLKLLKKRDWEALFDKDQLKIERDAGRVFKGWREGAIKFAPTYKYYYNSDTYLGEINISASKKRTPAWCDRILWKGDGIHPLSYERKDSRKYQFSDHRPVCATFNTQVSVATSMNFIEIESEEHNFS; encoded by the exons atgGCTG TTTACGGGGTTTGGTCCATTTGGAGATTCTGGGCTAAGGCAGTATACCAAATCATTGATGGTCTTAAGATGGGATTGAAATTTGATGAAGATAGGAAAAATAAG TCTTTGATTTACAGACTGTTTTCGGCTAAAGAAAGGAGTCGAAAACCCATCAAATATACTTCTG AAGAGGATTCCTTGACTGAGCCTGACACCGAAATGGCGACAGCTCAAACTGTCAAGAACTTGAA GACTTTTGTAGCGACTTGGAATGTCGGAGGGAGGCCTCCTGATGGTGGGCTTAATCTGGATGATTTTCTTCAGAGTGATAATCCTTCAGATATCTACATCTTGGG TTTTCAGGAGATTGTGCCATTAAATGCTGGAAATGTGCTTGTAATAGAAGACAATGAGCCAGCTGTGAGGTGGCTAACTCTAATCAATCGCTCCCTTAATGGACGTACCGACCTCCAATCCTTGATAAAACCAACCTCTCTAACAGACCCAAAGCTCAACGGACAAAAGGGTCCCAAGTTAGCTTCAGCGCAAATTAGCCCCCTTTTCTTCCAAAAGAATTCACTAAAAGCAGTCAGTAAGCAATTCAGGACGGAGAGCAAAACGAAACTCAAGTCTTGCAACTGTGTATCCGAGCTGGGGAAAAGATATAATAGGGATTCATGTTTCCGGTGTCAACCAAGCAATGTTAGCGAGGATGATATATCATCAGAAGATGATGATGCGCCTAATGGGCCTGTACTTTCAGAAGTTATCAGTTATCCCGGGCATAGCCGAAAGTACAGTTTAATAGTGAGTAAGCAGATGGTTGGTATATTTCTGACCGTTTGGGTGAAGACGGAGCTTGTCCAGCATATTAGCCACTTGAAAACTTGTCTCATTAGTCGTGGTATCATGGGTTTAGGCAACAAG GGTTGCATTTCAGTGAGAATGCTTTTGTACTCTACGAGCTTCTGCTTCATCTGCAGCCACCTTGCATCAGGCGAGAAAGAAGGAGACGAGCTCAAAAGAAATTTGGACATTACTGAAACTCTTAAAAATACTCATTTTCCAAGGAGATGCAAAGTTCCAAATAGTCGAGTTCCTGAGCGAATATTGGAGCATGA TCGGGTTATTTGGCTAGGAGACTTGAATTACAGGATTGCTTTGAGTCATACTGAAACCCTGAAGCTTTTGAAGAAGAGAGACTGGGAAGCTCTGTTCGACAAGGATCAG CTGAAAATCGAGAGGGATGCAGGAAGAGTTTTCAAAGGATGGAGAGAAGGAGCTATCAAATTTGCACCAACATACAAGTATTATTACAACTCGGACACTTATCTTGGAGAAATTAACATTTCTGCGAGCAAAAAAAGAACTCCAGCTTG GTGTGATCGGATATTATGGAAGGGAGATGGGATACACCCATTATCTTATGAACGTAAGGACTCAAGAAAATATCAGTTTTCTGACCATCGCCCTGTTTGTGCCACATTCAACACCCAAGTTTCAGTTGCGACTAGTATGAATTTCATCGAGATTGAGAGTGAAGAACACAACTTCAGTTAG
- the LOC141646245 gene encoding type I inositol polyphosphate 5-phosphatase 10-like isoform X2, which yields MTSESHMQTKSYSHVENPWHEVYGVWSIWRFWAKAVYQIIDGLKMGLKFDEDRKNKSLIYRLFSAKERSRKPIKYTSEEDSLTEPDTEMATAQTVKNLKTFVATWNVGGRPPDGGLNLDDFLQSDNPSDIYILGFQEIVPLNAGNVLVIEDNEPAVRWLTLINRSLNGRTDLQSLIKPTSLTDPKLNGQKGPKLASAQISPLFFQKNSLKAVSKQFRTESKTKLKSCNCVSELGKRYNRDSCFRCQPSNVSEDDISSEDDDAPNGPVLSEVISYPGHSRKYSLIVSKQMVGIFLTVWVKTELVQHISHLKTCLISRGIMGLGNKGCISVRMLLYSTSFCFICSHLASGEKEGDELKRNLDITETLKNTHFPRRCKVPNSRVPERILEHDRVIWLGDLNYRIALSHTETLKLLKKRDWEALFDKDQLKIERDAGRVFKGWREGAIKFAPTYKYYYNSDTYLGEINISASKKRTPAWCDRILWKGDGIHPLSYERKDSRKYQFSDHRPVCATFNTQVSVATSMNFIEIESEEHNFS from the exons ATGACATCAGAGTCTCACATGCAAACAAAGAGTTATAGCCATGTAGAGAATCCATGGCATGAAG TTTACGGGGTTTGGTCCATTTGGAGATTCTGGGCTAAGGCAGTATACCAAATCATTGATGGTCTTAAGATGGGATTGAAATTTGATGAAGATAGGAAAAATAAG TCTTTGATTTACAGACTGTTTTCGGCTAAAGAAAGGAGTCGAAAACCCATCAAATATACTTCTG AAGAGGATTCCTTGACTGAGCCTGACACCGAAATGGCGACAGCTCAAACTGTCAAGAACTTGAA GACTTTTGTAGCGACTTGGAATGTCGGAGGGAGGCCTCCTGATGGTGGGCTTAATCTGGATGATTTTCTTCAGAGTGATAATCCTTCAGATATCTACATCTTGGG TTTTCAGGAGATTGTGCCATTAAATGCTGGAAATGTGCTTGTAATAGAAGACAATGAGCCAGCTGTGAGGTGGCTAACTCTAATCAATCGCTCCCTTAATGGACGTACCGACCTCCAATCCTTGATAAAACCAACCTCTCTAACAGACCCAAAGCTCAACGGACAAAAGGGTCCCAAGTTAGCTTCAGCGCAAATTAGCCCCCTTTTCTTCCAAAAGAATTCACTAAAAGCAGTCAGTAAGCAATTCAGGACGGAGAGCAAAACGAAACTCAAGTCTTGCAACTGTGTATCCGAGCTGGGGAAAAGATATAATAGGGATTCATGTTTCCGGTGTCAACCAAGCAATGTTAGCGAGGATGATATATCATCAGAAGATGATGATGCGCCTAATGGGCCTGTACTTTCAGAAGTTATCAGTTATCCCGGGCATAGCCGAAAGTACAGTTTAATAGTGAGTAAGCAGATGGTTGGTATATTTCTGACCGTTTGGGTGAAGACGGAGCTTGTCCAGCATATTAGCCACTTGAAAACTTGTCTCATTAGTCGTGGTATCATGGGTTTAGGCAACAAG GGTTGCATTTCAGTGAGAATGCTTTTGTACTCTACGAGCTTCTGCTTCATCTGCAGCCACCTTGCATCAGGCGAGAAAGAAGGAGACGAGCTCAAAAGAAATTTGGACATTACTGAAACTCTTAAAAATACTCATTTTCCAAGGAGATGCAAAGTTCCAAATAGTCGAGTTCCTGAGCGAATATTGGAGCATGA TCGGGTTATTTGGCTAGGAGACTTGAATTACAGGATTGCTTTGAGTCATACTGAAACCCTGAAGCTTTTGAAGAAGAGAGACTGGGAAGCTCTGTTCGACAAGGATCAG CTGAAAATCGAGAGGGATGCAGGAAGAGTTTTCAAAGGATGGAGAGAAGGAGCTATCAAATTTGCACCAACATACAAGTATTATTACAACTCGGACACTTATCTTGGAGAAATTAACATTTCTGCGAGCAAAAAAAGAACTCCAGCTTG GTGTGATCGGATATTATGGAAGGGAGATGGGATACACCCATTATCTTATGAACGTAAGGACTCAAGAAAATATCAGTTTTCTGACCATCGCCCTGTTTGTGCCACATTCAACACCCAAGTTTCAGTTGCGACTAGTATGAATTTCATCGAGATTGAGAGTGAAGAACACAACTTCAGTTAG
- the LOC141646245 gene encoding type I inositol polyphosphate 5-phosphatase 10-like isoform X3, whose amino-acid sequence MAVYGVWSIWRFWAKAVYQIIDGLKMGLKFDEDRKNKSLIYRLFSAKERSRKPIKYTSEEDSLTEPDTEMATAQTVKNLKTFVATWNVGGRPPDGGLNLDDFLQSDNPSDIYILGFQEIVPLNAGNVLVIEDNEPAVRWLTLINRSLNGRTDLQSLIKPTSLTDPKLNGQKGPKLASAQISPLFFQKNSLKAVSKQFRTESKTKLKSCNCVSELGKRYNRDSCFRCQPSNVSEDDISSEDDDAPNGPVLSEVISYPGHSRKYSLIVSKQMVGIFLTVWVKTELVQHISHLKTCLISRGIMGLGNKQGCISVRMLLYSTSFCFICSHLASGEKEGDELKRNLDITETLKNTHFPRRCKVPNSRVPERILEHDRVIWLGDLNYRIALSHTETLKLLKKRDWEALFDKDQLKIERDAGRVFKGWREGAIKFAPTYKYYYNSDTYLGEINISASKKRTPAWCDRILWKGDGIHPLSYERKDSRKYQFSDHRPVCATFNTQVSVATSMNFIEIESEEHNFS is encoded by the exons atgGCTG TTTACGGGGTTTGGTCCATTTGGAGATTCTGGGCTAAGGCAGTATACCAAATCATTGATGGTCTTAAGATGGGATTGAAATTTGATGAAGATAGGAAAAATAAG TCTTTGATTTACAGACTGTTTTCGGCTAAAGAAAGGAGTCGAAAACCCATCAAATATACTTCTG AAGAGGATTCCTTGACTGAGCCTGACACCGAAATGGCGACAGCTCAAACTGTCAAGAACTTGAA GACTTTTGTAGCGACTTGGAATGTCGGAGGGAGGCCTCCTGATGGTGGGCTTAATCTGGATGATTTTCTTCAGAGTGATAATCCTTCAGATATCTACATCTTGGG TTTTCAGGAGATTGTGCCATTAAATGCTGGAAATGTGCTTGTAATAGAAGACAATGAGCCAGCTGTGAGGTGGCTAACTCTAATCAATCGCTCCCTTAATGGACGTACCGACCTCCAATCCTTGATAAAACCAACCTCTCTAACAGACCCAAAGCTCAACGGACAAAAGGGTCCCAAGTTAGCTTCAGCGCAAATTAGCCCCCTTTTCTTCCAAAAGAATTCACTAAAAGCAGTCAGTAAGCAATTCAGGACGGAGAGCAAAACGAAACTCAAGTCTTGCAACTGTGTATCCGAGCTGGGGAAAAGATATAATAGGGATTCATGTTTCCGGTGTCAACCAAGCAATGTTAGCGAGGATGATATATCATCAGAAGATGATGATGCGCCTAATGGGCCTGTACTTTCAGAAGTTATCAGTTATCCCGGGCATAGCCGAAAGTACAGTTTAATAGTGAGTAAGCAGATGGTTGGTATATTTCTGACCGTTTGGGTGAAGACGGAGCTTGTCCAGCATATTAGCCACTTGAAAACTTGTCTCATTAGTCGTGGTATCATGGGTTTAGGCAACAAG CAGGGTTGCATTTCAGTGAGAATGCTTTTGTACTCTACGAGCTTCTGCTTCATCTGCAGCCACCTTGCATCAGGCGAGAAAGAAGGAGACGAGCTCAAAAGAAATTTGGACATTACTGAAACTCTTAAAAATACTCATTTTCCAAGGAGATGCAAAGTTCCAAATAGTCGAGTTCCTGAGCGAATATTGGAGCATGA TCGGGTTATTTGGCTAGGAGACTTGAATTACAGGATTGCTTTGAGTCATACTGAAACCCTGAAGCTTTTGAAGAAGAGAGACTGGGAAGCTCTGTTCGACAAGGATCAG CTGAAAATCGAGAGGGATGCAGGAAGAGTTTTCAAAGGATGGAGAGAAGGAGCTATCAAATTTGCACCAACATACAAGTATTATTACAACTCGGACACTTATCTTGGAGAAATTAACATTTCTGCGAGCAAAAAAAGAACTCCAGCTTG GTGTGATCGGATATTATGGAAGGGAGATGGGATACACCCATTATCTTATGAACGTAAGGACTCAAGAAAATATCAGTTTTCTGACCATCGCCCTGTTTGTGCCACATTCAACACCCAAGTTTCAGTTGCGACTAGTATGAATTTCATCGAGATTGAGAGTGAAGAACACAACTTCAGTTAG
- the LOC141646245 gene encoding type I inositol polyphosphate 5-phosphatase 10-like isoform X1, with protein sequence MTSESHMQTKSYSHVENPWHEVYGVWSIWRFWAKAVYQIIDGLKMGLKFDEDRKNKSLIYRLFSAKERSRKPIKYTSEEDSLTEPDTEMATAQTVKNLKTFVATWNVGGRPPDGGLNLDDFLQSDNPSDIYILGFQEIVPLNAGNVLVIEDNEPAVRWLTLINRSLNGRTDLQSLIKPTSLTDPKLNGQKGPKLASAQISPLFFQKNSLKAVSKQFRTESKTKLKSCNCVSELGKRYNRDSCFRCQPSNVSEDDISSEDDDAPNGPVLSEVISYPGHSRKYSLIVSKQMVGIFLTVWVKTELVQHISHLKTCLISRGIMGLGNKQGCISVRMLLYSTSFCFICSHLASGEKEGDELKRNLDITETLKNTHFPRRCKVPNSRVPERILEHDRVIWLGDLNYRIALSHTETLKLLKKRDWEALFDKDQLKIERDAGRVFKGWREGAIKFAPTYKYYYNSDTYLGEINISASKKRTPAWCDRILWKGDGIHPLSYERKDSRKYQFSDHRPVCATFNTQVSVATSMNFIEIESEEHNFS encoded by the exons ATGACATCAGAGTCTCACATGCAAACAAAGAGTTATAGCCATGTAGAGAATCCATGGCATGAAG TTTACGGGGTTTGGTCCATTTGGAGATTCTGGGCTAAGGCAGTATACCAAATCATTGATGGTCTTAAGATGGGATTGAAATTTGATGAAGATAGGAAAAATAAG TCTTTGATTTACAGACTGTTTTCGGCTAAAGAAAGGAGTCGAAAACCCATCAAATATACTTCTG AAGAGGATTCCTTGACTGAGCCTGACACCGAAATGGCGACAGCTCAAACTGTCAAGAACTTGAA GACTTTTGTAGCGACTTGGAATGTCGGAGGGAGGCCTCCTGATGGTGGGCTTAATCTGGATGATTTTCTTCAGAGTGATAATCCTTCAGATATCTACATCTTGGG TTTTCAGGAGATTGTGCCATTAAATGCTGGAAATGTGCTTGTAATAGAAGACAATGAGCCAGCTGTGAGGTGGCTAACTCTAATCAATCGCTCCCTTAATGGACGTACCGACCTCCAATCCTTGATAAAACCAACCTCTCTAACAGACCCAAAGCTCAACGGACAAAAGGGTCCCAAGTTAGCTTCAGCGCAAATTAGCCCCCTTTTCTTCCAAAAGAATTCACTAAAAGCAGTCAGTAAGCAATTCAGGACGGAGAGCAAAACGAAACTCAAGTCTTGCAACTGTGTATCCGAGCTGGGGAAAAGATATAATAGGGATTCATGTTTCCGGTGTCAACCAAGCAATGTTAGCGAGGATGATATATCATCAGAAGATGATGATGCGCCTAATGGGCCTGTACTTTCAGAAGTTATCAGTTATCCCGGGCATAGCCGAAAGTACAGTTTAATAGTGAGTAAGCAGATGGTTGGTATATTTCTGACCGTTTGGGTGAAGACGGAGCTTGTCCAGCATATTAGCCACTTGAAAACTTGTCTCATTAGTCGTGGTATCATGGGTTTAGGCAACAAG CAGGGTTGCATTTCAGTGAGAATGCTTTTGTACTCTACGAGCTTCTGCTTCATCTGCAGCCACCTTGCATCAGGCGAGAAAGAAGGAGACGAGCTCAAAAGAAATTTGGACATTACTGAAACTCTTAAAAATACTCATTTTCCAAGGAGATGCAAAGTTCCAAATAGTCGAGTTCCTGAGCGAATATTGGAGCATGA TCGGGTTATTTGGCTAGGAGACTTGAATTACAGGATTGCTTTGAGTCATACTGAAACCCTGAAGCTTTTGAAGAAGAGAGACTGGGAAGCTCTGTTCGACAAGGATCAG CTGAAAATCGAGAGGGATGCAGGAAGAGTTTTCAAAGGATGGAGAGAAGGAGCTATCAAATTTGCACCAACATACAAGTATTATTACAACTCGGACACTTATCTTGGAGAAATTAACATTTCTGCGAGCAAAAAAAGAACTCCAGCTTG GTGTGATCGGATATTATGGAAGGGAGATGGGATACACCCATTATCTTATGAACGTAAGGACTCAAGAAAATATCAGTTTTCTGACCATCGCCCTGTTTGTGCCACATTCAACACCCAAGTTTCAGTTGCGACTAGTATGAATTTCATCGAGATTGAGAGTGAAGAACACAACTTCAGTTAG